The genomic window AGTTCAAAATACAAAACTATAGCAACTTGTACATTAATAgtttttttaagaagaaccATCTGAGGTCAATCAAGGAATACCTCTACGGGTTATTAATAAACCTGTATTATCAAAATATGTATGATGCATCATTGAATATCCAACTGAGTAGGCACTATGGGCATTACGACCCAAACAAGGAATATGTActgaaaaatatacaccAAAATTTAAATGACCTGTACCAAAATGTGATCAAGTGTATACAAAGCGATATTCTAAGTAGCACGTGCTTTATGGATATGAGCAGAATAACAGGGGAACAAGTAAAATGCAGAATTAATGACTACTTGATGAATTACCGCTGGTTGGAATGTCAGCCAGATAACGAAGCGAAGGAATCCTTCCctggagaaaggaaaaaaaatatagacgaTATGATTTGCAAATACAGAACGGTACTGTTGTACTATTTGCTCTACATTTatccaaaatttttgtacatacTAAATATTATTCAAGTGAAGAATTTTAaggaatatattaaaaatatcttGCCTGAGAAAGATGATCAGCATGTCCAGGACGCACAGAAAGATTTTACTTCCCAAAAGAAAATGCTCAAAAAGGCCAAGAACAACCTTGTCAATGGGGTCAAGGAAGAAGCGAACGAAAATCCCATCCATTTTTATCTACCCccttatgtaaaaaatgaaaaaaatattctaagTTCGTTTGATTTATCAAATATTTTGCTATGCAGCTTTAACGACAATTTTGAGAGGACCCTCTTCCAGAATGTACTGAGCGGGATGACCAAAATGGAGAccgtaaaaaatgaaatacatCCTACTTGCTTAAAAACCATGGAacattttgtgaaaaatgtatCCTACTCGATTAGAAAGAGATTAACGAATTCACAGTTGGCTATGGTGTTTGCCGTTTTGAATGCCTACCTCTGTTTTGCCACAGCACAGCATTCGATCTTCTTCAATGTAGACAAGTTGAACAAATACCTCCTTCACAAAAATAGCAAACAAGAATTCGAAAGATACAGCAAAATGACTACCCAGGGGAAGAGCTATTTCCCCGCAGATTTTAGGTACCGCTTTTTGGAGACTTTCCTGCTAAGGAAGGACCAGAAATTTATCGTGTCAGACAAACTCAAGTGCAAGCTGATGATTTACATTTTGCTCATCCAGCTCTGCCTTACGGACAACGCCTTGCCCGTGCGGCTCACGCTCATCAATAGGAACACCGCCGCTCTGCTCACCAGGCTCAATTTTTCCATCGTGGATAAGTCCCTCGTGACGTTTAACCTGAACGCGTAGTGGAGGGGGGCCAGGCGGAGCGTCCATATGCACACACCTACACACACGCACagacacacatacacacacatttcGTGCTTATTTGTGGgagctcatttttttaatttcaccACGAGCGTATATGCGGACCGTGTTGATCACGCAGTCCTCCATTTTCCGATAACAAAAACTTCCAAtgttttacgtttttttttttataaaagggTTGTGCATACTATATGGTACGGAATtttgtgataaaaaaatttgattcTTTCTTTAACACCTATTTAATGAATCCAAGAGGGGCTGTCCTCTTCGGTTACTCTCCCAGGTttggcataaaaaaaatgtcacttGGTTGACGTACATGTGGTACGCGCCGCTGGGGGGAGAAGTATGCCCCACGAAAAGGTTACTTTTGTAGGAGGCTATCCCAAATGGGAGAATTATGACAGGTCTGATTCCTTCCCTACCTCTGCGCGTTGGCCACATCAACAAGGAAATCCTTCCGTTTTTCTAAAAATTTCCTCGTACTTAATTTCTTTTGTATGTTCATTCACATATGCAATTATTCCCTGCGAGGAAGGCAGCAAAATGAAGCCGGATGATGAGCACCCTCGTTAGTGCAATTTGATGACCCCAACTTAGGGAGACAGGATAAGGTTCCCACCTATTTTCGGCGTACAGTGCAGCTAAGGTCATACCTTCTTTTTAACACTTTCGCATATCCTGCAAATGAGTGTTTTGTCCTTATTACTTAGGGGtgcgttttcttcctttatgaaAATGAGTGAGAATCCGTGTTCCGCGTTCATGTCCCCTGAATGGGCAACAAGGGGGATAATATGAAATGGTGCAGAGAGAGCGTCCATTATGGGGGTGCGTTATGCTTCGCGTCACGTCGCATCACTCCTCTTAACTTCACTTCATCATTGCATAAGCTTCACAGACGTAGAGACGCCTACCCATTAACATGCAAGCCGGTTAGGCCAGTAAAACCTACCCCTGTAGACCACAAAATCGGCACCATATTTAAGCCCATCCGATGTAGTGAAGTTCCTACTTAGGTCAGCCAAAACGATGTCCCTCAAGGCATTTCTGCTAGCCATGGGTGGGTGAGCCGACAGGACCCCTGCTGCGCTAACGGCAGTCGTATTCTCTCTctaacgaaaaggaaaaacaactTTGTTACTATATAACTTGTGATAAACTTTTGGACGTACGCAGAAGATACGCCAATTTTTGTTGATCATTTTTCTGTGCGGCGGGGAATGCACAAATCGGGGAAGCAGCCGCTGTGGAAAATCCAACCCGATGTGCATGAAGCTACAAATGGTTTGCGAAATATACAAGGATTCCTTTTGTGACAGGAAAAatggggcattttttttaaaggaaatcGGAGCGATTAAAATGTAACCGCGTGGGAAACAAAAGTTGTGTACAAATTTGGGAAGGGCAAAATATGCTTCGCCCAATTTGAAATATGCATATTGAGGGGGGGGAGCTCCTCCTCACACAAATGACAATATGATGGAGtattactaaaaaaaaaaaaaaaattgaaacaaaATTAAGGTGCGCCCGTGGAAGAAGCATCAATAGGGCCTATGTCCGCTTCGCAGCAAAATGTAAGCGCACGAAGGGTGTGgccatattttttgtgtacagATAGGCCAATTTGAcgaatttctttctttttttcatccctgGGGGTGCAACCACCCATCTATCTCGGCCTTTTCCCCTTGGCAACACCGTTTTACGTTGGCTGCTTAGGGGGTTTTATCATATGAGAGGTACTCCTCCTCGGTGGCGAAGATGGCCTCGACTTTCCTGCCGGCGAAAGTTCTACCCTTGAATGTGTTCAAAGCATTCTGCGCCTGATCGTTCGATTCGTACTCACAGAATATTTTAACGGCATGGGCATCAGTTAAGTTTTTATCGATAGCAATATTTATGTTTAGCAGGTTTCCAAATTTGGAGGCTTcctcttctatttcttccttgaGCGTGTCGTCAACTTCGTCTTTGGTGACGAGATTGGACAGGCGAATAATCCTAGACGTGTTATTACTTAGAGCATTATTAGAATGTGCTAAGTTTGCATTCGATTTTGAAAAGGAATTACCATCATTATTATTGTCCTCCTGACCATCACCggatttatgtttttttaaaatatcagGTGCCTGCACAATTACACCACTTCTCTTGTCGACCTTTTGCAGAATTAAAGGTGCCGTAATACCTTGCTTGTCTTTTCCCAacccttctcctttcttccatcccattttttccatcatccTTGTAGCAAAATCTTTTTTCACTGGAGCGGCTACCTCTCCACTTGTGTCATTTGccatttctttatttttcatctTGTAATCATCATTACTTGGATCTGATAATTTGGTTCGATTAacattttcgtaaaatttcTCACtcgtttttttgtcctttccaTATTCTTTATCGTCATATGAAGGTGTGTCCCATTCGGTGCGCTCCCTGGGGTTGTAATCCCCTCTAGGAACGAAGTTCCTTCCGCTTATATCGTAGTGGTTATATAGGTTACCCCTATTCCGTTCTGTGTCCGCATCATGTAGTAGTGGCATTCCACTATTTGTGTAACTCCTGTTATGATCAGACTCGAATGGGAATTTACTTCCAGCAATGGCACCATTTGGTTGgtcatatttataataattttttttccgatcATATTctttatgttcatttttactgtccattttgtttgcttcttccagttgtctttcctcttctagctttttcttctgtgcaGCTAgcatgattatttttttccttttcctttcttttataattttgttcaAATCGTTTGGTCTGTTCGGATCATAATCTTCATTCGCGTTTGAAATGAAGTATTTTTCGTACAGTTCGGTTTGGAAATATTCAGTGGGAGGGCTTGTTGCTTCCCCTACACCTGCGTTGTTTCTGTTACTACCACTGCCACTGATGTGGTCTTGtaactttgccttttttatgttcatttcgatgtttttaattttttccacttttgcgGAAATTACCTGACCGTTCAGGTGATTTGTGGAGATATTTTGTTCAGGCCGATTATTACTGCGTTGAATTTTGTGCAGTCTGTcactgattttttttaagtcatCCTGTACTAATTTGTttatgttaattattttttcaatgtgtgtgtcttccttcccctggGTTTTCTCCCCATTGGGAGTACTTTTTTCGCACAGTGAAGTGGCCCTCTCTTCATTACGTCCTCCTACATCAGGATCGACGTAAATGTCACTGTCACAGCTATCTTCACCTGCGTTGATATGGTTATGCTTGCGATATTTCTCG from Plasmodium coatneyi strain Hackeri chromosome 12, complete sequence includes these protein-coding regions:
- a CDS encoding tRNA intron endonuclease, whose translation is MASRNALRDIVLADLSRNFTTSDGLKYGADFVVYRGDMNAEHGFSLIFIKEENAPLSNKDKTLICRICESVKKKGIIAYVNEHTKEIKYEEIFRKTEGFPC
- a CDS encoding RNA binding protein — its product is MDSLYGDLPPPVSNSSSKLGKNNDKNENGSSSEANKNNFIEINKFLITPAIIQKKIANIKNVNKEVDSEQNDRKEEAEKYRKHNHINAGEDSCDSDIYVDPDVGGRNEERATSLCEKSTPNGEKTQGKEDTHIEKIININKLVQDDLKKISDRLHKIQRSNNRPEQNISTNHLNGQVISAKVEKIKNIEMNIKKAKLQDHISGSGSNRNNAGVGEATSPPTEYFQTELYEKYFISNANEDYDPNRPNDLNKIIKERKRKKIIMLAAQKKKLEEERQLEEANKMDSKNEHKEYDRKKNYYKYDQPNGAIAGSKFPFESDHNRSYTNSGMPLLHDADTERNRGNLYNHYDISGRNFVPRGDYNPRERTEWDTPSYDDKEYGKDKKTSEKFYENVNRTKLSDPSNDDYKMKNKEMANDTSGEVAAPVKKDFATRMMEKMGWKKGEGLGKDKQGITAPLILQKVDKRSGVIVQAPDILKKHKSGDGQEDNNNDGNSFSKSNANLAHSNNALSNNTSRIIRLSNLVTKDEVDDTLKEEIEEEASKFGNLLNINIAIDKNLTDAHAVKIFCEYESNDQAQNALNTFKGRTFAGRKVEAIFATEEEYLSYDKTP